A stretch of Brevundimonas naejangsanensis DNA encodes these proteins:
- a CDS encoding YkvA family protein, giving the protein MTAKTNGMSPDDAVNPETALVPAVQKVNEMRVRRGFWPKMRRNAARIPFAGQALAAWYATQDPKTPLAAKGIMLGALAYFVMPVDAIPDVFAGIGFTDDAAVIAAVLATLGAHLKPRHHEQAAQALKRLREEEEEET; this is encoded by the coding sequence ATGACCGCAAAGACCAACGGAATGTCGCCCGATGACGCCGTCAATCCCGAGACGGCCCTGGTTCCCGCCGTGCAGAAGGTGAACGAGATGCGCGTGCGCCGGGGCTTCTGGCCCAAGATGCGGCGCAACGCCGCCCGCATCCCCTTCGCCGGCCAGGCCCTGGCCGCCTGGTACGCGACCCAGGACCCCAAGACGCCGCTGGCGGCCAAGGGGATCATGCTGGGCGCCCTGGCCTATTTCGTCATGCCGGTGGACGCCATTCCCGACGTCTTCGCCGGCATCGGCTTCACCGACGACGCAGCCGTGATCGCGGCGGTGCTGGCGACCCTGGGCGCGCACCTGAAGCCGCGCCACCATGAGCAGGCGGCGCAGGCGCTGAAGCGGCTCCGGGAGGAGGAGGAGGAGGAGACGTAG
- a CDS encoding isoaspartyl peptidase/L-asparaginase family protein: MAKPALILHGGAGARRERNYDAEVVQMRAVVEAMKARLDAGASALDVAVEAVVMLEDSGLYVAGRGASPNLAGDYELDASLMDGATGKAGAVAALQGFRNPVVAARAVMDRTPHVMLAGSGAARFAAEQGLERVEDPAAWFTGAGKGEDNHPPSMLGHGTVGCCVLDSQGRLAAATSTAGVFGKMPGRVGDTPIPAAGTWADEHAAVSCTGQGEYFIRVAAAVRTAIGVAAGRSLADASQDAIDRIGALGGDGGLIALDREGNIAAPYNSQGMKRAWLATDGTVGVDVFGR; the protein is encoded by the coding sequence ATGGCGAAACCCGCCCTCATCCTTCACGGCGGCGCCGGGGCCCGGCGCGAGCGCAACTACGACGCCGAAGTGGTGCAGATGCGCGCGGTCGTGGAGGCCATGAAGGCGCGGCTGGACGCCGGCGCCTCGGCCCTGGACGTGGCGGTCGAGGCGGTCGTCATGCTCGAGGATTCCGGCCTCTACGTCGCCGGGCGCGGCGCCTCGCCCAACCTGGCGGGCGACTATGAGCTGGACGCCAGTCTGATGGACGGCGCCACGGGCAAGGCCGGGGCGGTCGCCGCCCTGCAGGGCTTCCGCAACCCGGTCGTCGCCGCCCGCGCGGTGATGGACCGCACCCCCCACGTCATGCTGGCCGGCAGCGGCGCCGCCCGCTTCGCCGCCGAACAGGGGCTGGAGCGGGTCGAGGATCCGGCCGCCTGGTTCACCGGCGCCGGAAAGGGCGAGGACAATCATCCCCCGAGCATGCTGGGCCACGGCACCGTCGGCTGCTGCGTGCTGGACAGCCAGGGCCGCCTGGCCGCGGCCACCTCGACGGCGGGCGTCTTCGGCAAGATGCCGGGCCGCGTCGGCGATACGCCGATCCCCGCCGCCGGAACCTGGGCCGACGAGCACGCCGCCGTCTCCTGCACCGGCCAGGGCGAGTATTTCATCCGCGTGGCCGCCGCCGTGCGCACCGCCATCGGCGTAGCCGCGGGCCGGTCGCTGGCCGACGCCTCGCAGGACGCCATCGACCGCATCGGCGCCCTGGGCGGGGACGGCGGCCTGATCGCCCTGGACCGCGAGGGCAATATCGCCGCCCCCTACAACAGCCAGGGCATGAAGCGCGCCTGGCTGGCGACCGACGGGACCGTCGGGGTGGACGTGTTCGGGCGGTAA
- a CDS encoding tetratricopeptide repeat protein, with protein MLKTGPAALLAAGTIWLTWSPVQTLSPAPDPLDDALTLLQTDPAAAVAALERLADGGDVEATASLATALEITGGDPERSEHLWAQALQGGSQNARLNIGMRRLTNDDPADDAEAVAWLEGLDEMYQPVAAYPLGRAYLFGAGVQRDLERGTRLIQTAVRADPGNFDAQFLLGRAYQNGWGVPVDRDAARTHLTLAADSGDPRAQWNLGMLLISGGASSDVATAYRYVRQAAEQNFESGMISLAVMLARGQGVAPDAAEARLWYARAAEGGSAHALRGLGMMMLVGQGGASDPVKGAAYVELAAEGGDANAATLLRQFAEPLSQLPRADIDAAKAKWLRGHGAPR; from the coding sequence ATGCTGAAAACAGGACCCGCCGCCCTTCTGGCGGCCGGAACGATCTGGCTGACCTGGTCGCCTGTGCAGACGCTGTCGCCCGCGCCCGATCCGCTGGACGACGCCCTGACGCTGCTTCAGACCGATCCCGCTGCAGCCGTCGCCGCATTGGAACGGCTGGCGGACGGCGGTGATGTCGAAGCGACCGCTTCGTTGGCGACCGCACTCGAAATCACCGGAGGCGACCCTGAACGGTCAGAACACCTCTGGGCGCAAGCCCTCCAGGGCGGCTCGCAAAATGCGCGCCTGAACATCGGCATGCGGCGATTAACGAACGACGACCCTGCCGACGACGCGGAAGCCGTCGCCTGGCTCGAGGGCCTGGATGAGATGTACCAGCCCGTCGCGGCCTACCCCCTGGGCCGGGCCTATCTCTTCGGCGCGGGCGTCCAACGGGATCTGGAAAGGGGAACTCGGCTGATACAAACGGCCGTCAGGGCTGACCCAGGCAACTTCGACGCCCAATTCCTACTAGGACGCGCCTACCAGAACGGCTGGGGCGTGCCGGTCGACCGCGACGCCGCTCGCACTCACCTAACCCTTGCTGCGGACAGCGGCGACCCGCGCGCCCAATGGAATCTCGGCATGCTTCTGATAAGCGGCGGGGCCTCCTCCGATGTCGCGACGGCGTACCGCTATGTTCGCCAAGCCGCGGAACAGAATTTCGAAAGCGGCATGATCTCATTGGCGGTCATGCTGGCCAGGGGACAAGGCGTAGCTCCCGATGCCGCCGAGGCGCGCCTCTGGTATGCGCGCGCGGCGGAGGGCGGCTCGGCCCACGCCCTGCGCGGTCTCGGCATGATGATGCTGGTCGGCCAGGGCGGCGCCAGCGACCCAGTCAAGGGCGCGGCCTATGTAGAGCTGGCCGCTGAAGGCGGCGACGCCAACGCCGCGACCTTGCTGAGGCAGTTCGCCGAACCCCTGTCTCAGCTTCCCCGCGCCGACATCGACGCCGCCAAGGCGAAATGGCTCCGGGGTCACGGCGCGCCGCGCTAG
- a CDS encoding S1 family peptidase, which produces MRFPHLPDWMIYAAVIGVILAASLSRGERADAPHDLHDDETAGPLLGPITPFDPSVTVAAPDDFQPVSGTAFSIAGDGRWITARHVVEGCRKPALVIDKTRALAADVRLAARADVALLLTDGGPPALPIASQAPLYKGQRAFHPGFPQGRPGEVASRLIGRETLRIRGHRSYDEPVLAWAEAGRTKGLKGTLSGLSGAPVLDRRGRVLGVTIAESPRRGRIYTTAPDTFVPTVGAQQRADEQALGQAVTTQNYGAVADRLRRDLRVAQVVCLTT; this is translated from the coding sequence TTGCGCTTTCCCCACCTGCCGGACTGGATGATCTACGCCGCGGTGATCGGCGTCATCCTGGCGGCGTCCCTGAGCCGGGGCGAACGGGCCGACGCCCCCCACGACCTGCATGATGACGAGACGGCGGGGCCCTTGCTCGGGCCGATCACGCCCTTCGACCCTTCCGTCACCGTGGCGGCGCCGGACGACTTCCAGCCGGTGTCGGGCACGGCCTTCTCCATCGCCGGCGACGGCCGCTGGATTACCGCGCGCCACGTGGTCGAGGGCTGCCGTAAGCCGGCCCTGGTGATCGACAAGACCCGCGCCCTGGCCGCCGACGTGCGCCTGGCCGCGCGGGCGGACGTCGCCCTGCTGCTGACCGACGGGGGGCCGCCCGCCCTGCCGATCGCCTCCCAGGCGCCGCTCTACAAGGGCCAGCGCGCCTTCCATCCCGGCTTTCCGCAAGGTCGGCCCGGCGAGGTGGCGTCGCGCCTGATCGGCCGCGAGACCCTGCGCATCCGCGGCCATCGCTCCTATGACGAGCCGGTGCTGGCCTGGGCCGAGGCCGGGCGGACCAAGGGCCTGAAGGGCACGCTGTCGGGCCTGTCCGGGGCGCCGGTGCTGGACCGGCGCGGGCGGGTGCTGGGCGTGACCATCGCCGAGTCGCCCCGGCGCGGCCGCATCTACACCACGGCGCCCGACACCTTCGTGCCGACCGTCGGCGCCCAGCAGCGCGCCGACGAACAGGCCCTCGGCCAGGCCGTCACGACCCAGAACTACGGCGCCGTCGCCGACCGGCTGCGCCGCGACCTGCGCGTAGCCCAGGTGGTGTGCCTGACGACGTGA
- a CDS encoding DUF350 domain-containing protein: METSSLPGVLSTPELQAFATGFPILMLHLLVTFGLLGVGAAVYALLTPWREIALIRQGNLAAAIAFAGVLLGLAIPLAVSLSVATSIRDIAIWGVATVVLQLLAFRVVDLLLTGLPQRIEKGEAPAAVVLAGAKLSTALILAAALTG, encoded by the coding sequence ATGGAGACCTCGTCGCTGCCGGGCGTGCTGTCCACCCCTGAGCTCCAGGCCTTTGCGACGGGCTTTCCCATCCTGATGCTGCACCTGCTGGTCACCTTCGGCCTGCTGGGCGTCGGGGCCGCCGTCTATGCCCTGCTGACGCCGTGGCGCGAGATCGCCCTGATCCGCCAGGGCAACCTCGCCGCCGCGATCGCCTTCGCCGGGGTGCTGCTCGGTCTGGCCATCCCGCTGGCGGTGTCGCTGTCCGTGGCCACCTCGATCCGCGACATCGCCATCTGGGGCGTGGCGACGGTGGTGCTGCAACTGCTGGCCTTCCGCGTCGTCGACCTGCTGCTGACCGGCCTGCCGCAACGCATCGAGAAGGGCGAGGCGCCCGCCGCCGTGGTCCTGGCCGGGGCCAAGCTGTCCACCGCCCTGATCCTGGCCGCGGCCCTGACGGGCTGA
- a CDS encoding M16 family metallopeptidase, whose product MKTRLILTACASALLLGLPAAAPAWAKAPAVATAAAQGGVEVPPLGFHKRVLANGMEVYTARDASTSNVTVQVWYRVGSKDDPAGRSGFAHLFEHLLFKATRNMPSETFDRLTEDVGGMNNAFTADDVTAYYEVVPANHLQRILFAEADRMGSLVVDQPTFESERDVVKEEYRQRILASPYGRLFGLFAPETIYQDHPYRRPGIGSIEELDAATLDDVLRFHATYYRPDNAMLIVAGNFDQAQLDGWIDQYFAPLKRPAAPMPANDVKEPEPSGPRTATFHAPNVPLPAVVLAWNTVAYRDADRAALTVLDGILSTGESSRLYRSLVYDKQIAVSIGSNPDFAQQAGNLTAYAIMANGQSPETGQAALEAEIARLRDAPVTAAELAEAKNELVADALRGRESIDDRATTLGMALIMTGDATAADREIAEIQAVTAADVQRVARRYLTPQRQITINYLPADDENPASEQTKNVDAPVTVAALAPAGPIAVLLPEAERARLPEPGAEVSPATPAIADFRLANGMRVLVAPTDGLPLVSARLNFDAGSAHDPAGKPGTAAMTAALLTQGTATKSAPEIATAIEQLGANVGAGSGADFTNVYANAPKDVFGRALTLMADLVRHPAFAQEELERQQSQTLDGLRVALSQPGSIASQSVGRVIYGDAPYAAPGGGTLTSIPALTREDVAAFHAARYRPSRATLVFSGAVTPAEARQLAQAAFGDWREPAAPAPAAIDKAGQALAPRVVVIDQPGAGQAAVVAAIRGISRTDADYFPLTLGNTLLGGGFSSRLNQEIRIKRGLSYGARSSVGALQQTGVFSASTQTKNESATEVADLILAEIAKLGTTQATEAELAPRRATLIGGFGRSLETVDGLGGLVANLALYDLPMSDLAAYAGRVRAVTPEQVEAAFARHLPTDRASLVIVGDASKFIDDLRAKYPSVEVILLTELNLDSATLK is encoded by the coding sequence ATGAAGACCCGCCTGATCCTGACCGCCTGCGCCTCGGCCCTGCTGCTCGGCCTGCCCGCCGCCGCCCCCGCCTGGGCCAAGGCCCCCGCCGTCGCCACCGCCGCCGCTCAGGGCGGAGTCGAGGTGCCGCCGCTGGGCTTCCACAAGCGGGTGCTGGCCAACGGCATGGAGGTCTATACGGCGCGCGACGCCTCGACCTCGAACGTCACGGTCCAGGTCTGGTACCGCGTCGGCTCCAAGGACGATCCGGCGGGCCGCTCGGGCTTCGCCCACCTGTTCGAACACCTGCTGTTCAAGGCGACCAGGAACATGCCGTCGGAGACGTTCGACCGTCTGACCGAGGACGTCGGCGGCATGAACAACGCCTTCACCGCCGACGACGTGACCGCCTATTACGAGGTCGTCCCCGCCAACCACCTGCAGCGCATCCTCTTCGCCGAGGCCGACCGCATGGGCTCCCTGGTCGTCGACCAGCCGACCTTCGAGTCCGAGCGCGACGTGGTGAAGGAGGAATACCGCCAGCGCATCCTGGCCAGCCCCTACGGCCGTCTGTTCGGCCTGTTCGCGCCCGAGACCATCTATCAGGACCACCCCTATCGCCGTCCGGGCATCGGCTCGATCGAGGAGCTGGACGCCGCGACGCTGGACGACGTGCTGCGCTTCCACGCCACCTACTACCGGCCGGACAACGCCATGCTGATCGTGGCGGGCAATTTCGACCAGGCCCAGCTGGACGGCTGGATCGACCAGTATTTCGCCCCGCTGAAGCGCCCGGCCGCGCCCATGCCCGCCAACGACGTCAAGGAGCCCGAGCCGAGCGGCCCGCGCACCGCGACCTTCCATGCGCCCAACGTGCCCCTGCCCGCCGTGGTGCTGGCCTGGAACACCGTGGCCTATCGCGACGCCGACCGCGCGGCGCTGACGGTGCTGGACGGCATCCTGTCGACGGGCGAGTCCAGCCGCCTCTATCGCTCGCTCGTCTATGACAAGCAGATCGCCGTCTCGATCGGCTCCAACCCCGACTTCGCCCAGCAGGCGGGCAATCTGACCGCCTACGCCATCATGGCCAACGGCCAGTCGCCCGAGACCGGCCAGGCCGCGCTGGAGGCCGAGATCGCCCGCCTGCGCGACGCCCCCGTCACCGCCGCCGAACTGGCCGAGGCCAAGAACGAGCTGGTGGCCGACGCCCTGCGCGGCCGCGAGAGCATCGACGACCGCGCCACCACCCTGGGCATGGCCCTGATCATGACCGGCGACGCGACCGCCGCCGACCGCGAGATCGCCGAGATCCAGGCCGTCACCGCCGCCGACGTGCAGCGCGTGGCGCGCCGCTATCTGACGCCGCAGCGCCAGATCACCATCAACTACCTGCCCGCCGACGACGAGAACCCGGCCAGCGAGCAGACGAAGAACGTCGACGCCCCGGTGACGGTCGCCGCCCTGGCCCCGGCCGGTCCGATCGCGGTCCTGCTGCCCGAAGCCGAGCGCGCCCGCCTGCCCGAGCCGGGCGCCGAGGTGTCGCCCGCCACCCCGGCCATCGCCGACTTCCGCCTGGCGAACGGGATGCGCGTCCTGGTCGCTCCGACCGACGGCCTGCCCCTGGTCTCGGCGCGGCTGAATTTCGACGCCGGCTCGGCCCATGACCCGGCGGGCAAGCCGGGCACAGCCGCCATGACCGCCGCCCTGCTGACCCAGGGCACGGCGACGAAGTCCGCCCCCGAGATCGCCACCGCCATCGAGCAACTGGGCGCCAATGTCGGCGCGGGCTCGGGCGCCGACTTCACCAACGTCTACGCCAATGCGCCCAAGGACGTGTTCGGCCGCGCCCTGACTCTGATGGCCGACCTGGTGCGCCATCCGGCCTTCGCCCAGGAGGAGCTGGAGCGGCAGCAGTCCCAGACCCTGGACGGCCTGCGCGTGGCGCTGAGCCAGCCGGGCTCCATCGCCTCCCAGTCGGTCGGCCGCGTCATCTACGGCGACGCCCCCTACGCCGCGCCGGGCGGCGGCACCCTGACCAGCATTCCGGCCCTGACGCGGGAGGACGTGGCCGCCTTCCACGCCGCCCGCTATCGCCCGTCGCGGGCCACCCTCGTCTTCTCGGGCGCCGTGACCCCGGCCGAGGCGCGCCAGCTGGCGCAGGCGGCCTTCGGCGACTGGCGCGAGCCGGCCGCGCCCGCCCCCGCCGCCATCGACAAGGCGGGCCAAGCCCTGGCCCCGCGCGTCGTCGTCATCGACCAGCCGGGCGCCGGCCAGGCGGCGGTCGTCGCCGCCATCCGCGGCATCAGCCGCACCGACGCCGACTACTTCCCGCTGACGCTGGGCAACACCCTGCTGGGCGGCGGCTTCTCCTCGCGGCTGAACCAGGAGATCCGCATCAAGCGCGGCCTCAGCTACGGCGCCCGCTCCTCGGTGGGCGCCCTGCAGCAGACCGGGGTCTTCTCCGCCTCGACCCAGACCAAGAATGAATCGGCGACCGAGGTGGCCGACCTGATCCTGGCCGAGATCGCCAAGCTGGGAACCACCCAGGCGACCGAGGCCGAACTGGCTCCGCGCCGCGCGACCCTGATCGGCGGCTTCGGCCGCTCGCTGGAGACGGTGGACGGCCTGGGCGGCCTGGTCGCCAACCTGGCCCTCTACGACCTGCCGATGAGCGACCTGGCGGCCTACGCCGGGCGCGTCCGCGCGGTCACGCCGGAGCAGGTCGAGGCCGCCTTCGCCCGCCATCTGCCGACGGACCGTGCCAGCCTGGTGATCGTCGGCGACGCCTCGAAATTCATCGACGACCTGCGGGCGAAATATCCCAGCGTCGAGGTCATCCTCCTGACCGAGCTGAACCTGGACAGCGCGACGCTGAAGTAG
- the lpdA gene encoding dihydrolipoyl dehydrogenase, which translates to MADAASQTYDVVIIGGGPGGYNAAIRAGQLGLKAALVEKRATLGGTCLNVGCMPSKALLHASELYEAANVEFAGIGIEVKPKLNLAQMHKAKDDSVEALTKGIEFLMKKNKVDVVKGFGRIAGAGKVEVEAEGGAKTTLETKNIIIATGSEPTPLPGVAFEDGKVIDSTGALFLPKVPKHLIVIGAGVIGLELGSVWRRLGAQVTVVEFLDKVGAGMDGEVATAFQRGLTKQGMTFRMGTKVTGAQTSKDGVELTLEPAKGGAAETLKGDVVLVAIGRRPYTQGLGLETVGVTPDARGFIANDHFKTSAPGVWVIGDVTHGPMLAHKAEEDAVAVIELIAGKPGHVDYDLVPSVIYTGPEVAWVGKTEEALKAAGVNFKKGKFPFAANSRAKINHETDGFVKVLADAATDKVLGVHIYGPQAGELIGEACMTMAFGGSSEDIARTCHPHPTRSEAVRQAAMGVEGWTMQA; encoded by the coding sequence ATGGCCGACGCCGCTTCCCAGACCTATGACGTGGTGATCATCGGGGGCGGGCCGGGCGGCTACAACGCCGCCATCCGCGCCGGCCAACTGGGCCTCAAGGCCGCCCTGGTCGAGAAGCGCGCCACGCTTGGCGGCACCTGCCTGAACGTCGGCTGCATGCCGTCCAAGGCCCTGCTGCACGCTTCGGAGCTGTATGAGGCCGCCAACGTCGAATTCGCCGGCATCGGCATCGAGGTGAAGCCCAAGCTGAACCTGGCCCAGATGCACAAGGCCAAGGACGACAGCGTCGAGGCCCTGACCAAGGGCATCGAATTCCTGATGAAGAAGAACAAGGTCGACGTGGTGAAGGGCTTCGGCCGCATCGCCGGCGCCGGCAAGGTCGAGGTCGAAGCCGAGGGCGGCGCCAAGACCACGCTCGAAACCAAAAACATCATCATCGCCACGGGCTCCGAGCCGACCCCGCTGCCGGGCGTCGCCTTCGAGGACGGCAAGGTCATCGACTCGACCGGCGCCCTGTTCCTGCCCAAGGTGCCCAAGCACCTGATCGTCATCGGCGCGGGCGTCATCGGTCTCGAGCTCGGCTCGGTCTGGCGCCGTCTGGGCGCCCAGGTCACGGTCGTCGAGTTCCTGGACAAGGTCGGCGCGGGCATGGACGGCGAAGTCGCCACCGCCTTCCAGCGCGGCCTGACCAAGCAGGGCATGACCTTCCGCATGGGCACCAAGGTCACCGGCGCCCAGACGTCCAAGGACGGCGTCGAGCTGACCCTCGAACCCGCCAAGGGCGGCGCGGCGGAGACGCTGAAGGGCGACGTGGTGCTGGTCGCCATCGGCCGCCGTCCCTACACGCAAGGCCTGGGGCTGGAGACGGTCGGCGTCACGCCGGACGCGCGCGGCTTCATCGCCAACGACCACTTCAAGACCTCGGCGCCGGGCGTCTGGGTCATCGGCGACGTGACGCACGGCCCGATGCTGGCCCACAAGGCCGAGGAAGACGCCGTGGCCGTGATCGAACTGATCGCGGGCAAGCCGGGCCACGTCGACTACGACTTGGTGCCGTCGGTCATCTACACCGGCCCGGAAGTGGCCTGGGTCGGCAAGACCGAAGAGGCGCTGAAGGCCGCGGGCGTCAACTTCAAGAAGGGCAAGTTCCCCTTCGCCGCCAACAGCCGCGCCAAGATCAACCACGAGACCGACGGCTTCGTGAAGGTCCTGGCCGACGCCGCGACCGACAAGGTCCTGGGCGTCCACATCTACGGCCCGCAGGCCGGCGAGCTGATCGGCGAGGCCTGCATGACCATGGCCTTCGGCGGCTCGTCCGAGGACATCGCCCGCACCTGCCACCCGCACCCGACCCGCTCCGAAGCCGTCCGCCAGGCGGCTATGGGCGTCGAAGGCTGGACCATGCAAGCCTAA
- a CDS encoding NADPH:quinone oxidoreductase family protein: MRAVLSKTPGGPEALVVEEVMDPTPGPGEVVIEVKAVGINYPDALIIADKYQFKPERPFSPGAEVAGVVDAVGEGVKGVFRGDRVVAVPGWGGLVERLKVRADSLIPMPDGMDFETAAAFILTYGTSYYALKDRANLQPGETLLVLGAAGGVGAAAVELGKAMGARVVAAASTNDKVEFALDLGADNGLIYPSGPMDKAAQKALAGEFKLATGRDGADVVFDGVGGDYAEPALRAMDWNGRYLVVGFPAGIPSLPLNLTLLKSASVIGVFWGAAIARDPAAHAANMAELMQLYREGKIRPRISRTFPLERAHEAIQALSDRTAVGKIVVTVD; the protein is encoded by the coding sequence ATGCGTGCAGTGCTGTCCAAGACGCCCGGCGGTCCCGAGGCTCTGGTCGTCGAGGAGGTGATGGACCCCACGCCCGGCCCGGGCGAGGTGGTGATCGAGGTCAAGGCCGTGGGCATCAACTACCCCGACGCCCTGATCATCGCCGACAAATACCAGTTCAAGCCGGAGCGCCCCTTCTCGCCGGGGGCGGAGGTCGCGGGCGTCGTCGACGCGGTCGGCGAGGGGGTGAAGGGCGTCTTCCGCGGCGACCGCGTGGTGGCCGTGCCCGGCTGGGGCGGCCTGGTCGAGCGGCTGAAGGTGCGGGCCGACAGCCTGATCCCCATGCCCGACGGCATGGACTTCGAGACGGCGGCCGCCTTCATCCTGACCTATGGCACCAGCTATTACGCCCTGAAGGACCGGGCCAACCTGCAGCCGGGCGAGACCCTGCTGGTCCTGGGCGCGGCGGGGGGCGTCGGCGCCGCCGCCGTCGAACTGGGCAAGGCCATGGGCGCGCGCGTGGTCGCCGCCGCCTCGACCAACGACAAGGTCGAGTTCGCCCTCGACCTGGGCGCCGACAACGGCCTGATCTACCCCTCCGGCCCGATGGACAAGGCGGCTCAGAAGGCGCTGGCGGGCGAGTTCAAGCTGGCGACCGGCCGCGACGGGGCGGACGTGGTGTTCGACGGCGTCGGCGGCGACTACGCCGAGCCGGCCCTGCGCGCCATGGACTGGAACGGCCGCTATCTGGTCGTCGGCTTCCCGGCGGGGATTCCCTCCCTGCCGTTGAACCTGACCCTGCTGAAGTCGGCATCGGTGATCGGGGTCTTCTGGGGCGCGGCCATCGCGCGCGATCCGGCCGCCCACGCCGCCAACATGGCCGAACTGATGCAGCTCTACCGCGAGGGCAAGATCCGGCCGCGCATCAGCCGCACCTTCCCCCTGGAGCGCGCCCATGAGGCCATCCAGGCCCTGAGCGACCGCACGGCTGTCGGCAAGATCGTGGTGACGGTGGATTGA
- a CDS encoding SDR family oxidoreductase, protein MKLDASIAAVVTGGASGLGEGTARALAAKGVKVALFDLNEERGEVIAREIGGVFCKVDVTSDESVAAGFAKARAAHGQERLTVNCAGIATGQKTVSRKKDTGEIRAHDMAQFERTVSINLFGTFRVLSQSAAGMVTLEPMADGERGLIVNTASVAAQDGQIGQAAYSASKGGVYSMTLPIARDLMNEGVRVNTILPGIMWTPMMAGMDQKVQDALAAMIPFPKRLGTPADYAALALHLAENTYINGECIRLDGAIRLAPR, encoded by the coding sequence ATGAAACTCGACGCTTCGATCGCGGCGGTGGTGACGGGCGGGGCCTCGGGCCTTGGCGAAGGCACGGCGCGCGCCCTGGCGGCCAAGGGCGTCAAGGTCGCCCTGTTCGACCTGAACGAGGAGCGCGGCGAGGTCATCGCCCGGGAGATCGGCGGCGTCTTCTGCAAGGTCGACGTGACCTCGGACGAGAGCGTGGCCGCCGGCTTCGCCAAGGCCCGCGCCGCCCACGGCCAGGAGCGCCTGACCGTCAACTGCGCCGGGATCGCCACCGGCCAGAAGACCGTCAGCCGCAAGAAGGACACCGGCGAGATCCGCGCCCACGACATGGCCCAGTTCGAGCGCACCGTCTCGATCAACCTGTTCGGCACCTTCCGCGTCCTGTCGCAGTCGGCGGCGGGCATGGTCACGCTGGAGCCCATGGCCGACGGCGAGCGCGGCCTGATCGTCAACACCGCCTCGGTCGCGGCCCAGGACGGCCAGATCGGCCAGGCGGCCTATTCGGCCTCCAAGGGCGGCGTCTATTCGATGACCCTGCCCATCGCGCGCGACCTGATGAACGAGGGCGTGCGGGTCAACACCATCCTGCCGGGCATCATGTGGACGCCGATGATGGCCGGCATGGACCAGAAGGTGCAGGACGCCCTGGCCGCCATGATCCCCTTCCCCAAGCGCCTGGGCACGCCCGCCGACTACGCCGCCCTGGCCCTGCACCTGGCCGAGAACACCTACATCAACGGCGAATGCATCCGCCTGGACGGGGCCATTCGTCTCGCCCCGCGCTGA